The following proteins come from a genomic window of Macadamia integrifolia cultivar HAES 741 chromosome 14, SCU_Mint_v3, whole genome shotgun sequence:
- the LOC122061446 gene encoding putative DNA (cytosine-5)-methyltransferase CMT1 isoform X2: MPAVGKKRTRSKGKIAPAATPIVDEIVDGSLNSPIDLGLSEDEKSVEKQKAEEEVSSTRASRSAKKAKGKRPSNGKKSARLKGRTAPAALPTVDESDGGSLNNLIDLELSENEKSVEKQKAEEETSSPRASRSVKKAVEKRPTTGKKRARSKGRTAPAATPTVDETDEGSLNNLIDLELSENEKSVEKQEEETSSSRASHSVKRAKKTASKGESRLYGKPVPVAVARERWPHRYKDLNNKKVKKTVRLGGSKGDDEEEVLQARCHYEQAEVDGCIYNLNDDAYVKGEEGAPDYIGRIIELFETEDRQPYFTAQWFFKAEDTVINDQAGLIDNKRVFHSELTDDNPLDCIVSKIRIVQVAPDVTFGETKRTIPPCDFYFDMSYSLPYSTIANISAENSRASTESTISSETSLDDTTDESKSNADFTLLDLYSGCGAMSTGLCLGANLSGINLVTKWAVDINKYACESLKLNHPETEVRNESAEDFLQLLKEWEKFCKEFCLFEKDKTSIVGEEDEDEGEEDGSVVPKGEFEVGKLLAICYGDPNECKQRGIYFKVRWKGYGPSEDTWEGVEGLSKCRESIKNFVTKGFNSNILPLPGDVDVICGGPPCQGISGFNRFRNKEAPLNDTKNHQLVVFMDIVNFLKPKFVLMENVVDILKFARGFLVKYAVGRLVSMNYQARLGMMAAGCYGLPQFRMRVFLWGARPTEKLPQYPLPTHEVVVRGNVPVNFEKSMVAYDEKNRIILENALLLEDAISDLPPVTNDESRDEMPYGKAPKTDFQQHIRLSRTELMSVASIEKKELSKSLQKALLFDHRPLKLNEDDYQRVCRIPKKKGANFRDLPGVLVRPDKKVEWDKSVERVYLPSGKPLVPDYAMTFVNGSSSKPFGRLWWDEIVATVVTRAEPHNQVLLHPEQDRVLTIRENARLQGFPDFYRLCGPIKERYIQVGNAVAVPVSRALGYALGLACQGNTDDQPLLVLPPKFPNHLERVSCSIERDDANCSSKDE, from the exons CGTTGGAAAGAAACGTACTAG ATCGAAGGGTAAGATAGCTCCGGCGGCAACGCCAATAGTTGATGAAATCGTCGATGGTTCGTTGAATAGCCCGATCGATTTGGGTTTGTCGGAAGACGAGAAGTCTGTAGAGAAGCAGAAGGCGGAGGAAGAAGTGAGCTCTACAAGAGCTTCTCGTTCTGCAAAGAAAGCAAAGGGGAAAAGGCCGTCCAACGGAAAGAAAAGTGCTAGGTTGAAGGGCAGGACAGCTCCGGCGGCGTTGCCCACGGTTGATGAAAGTGACGGAGGTTCATTGAATAATCTAATCGATTTAGAGCTGTCCGAAAACGAGAAGTCTGTTGAGAAGCAGAAGGCGGAGGAAGAAACGAGCTCTCCAAGAGCTTCTCGTTCGGTAAAGAAAGCAGTGGAAAAAAGGCCAACCACTGGAAAGAAACGTGCTAGGTCGAAGGGTAGGACAGCTCCGGCGGCGACGCCCACGGTTGATGAAACTGACGAAGGTTCACTGAACAATCTAATCGATTTGGAGCTATCGGAAAACGAGAAGTCTGTTGAGAAGCAGGAGGAAGAAACGAGCTCTTCAAGAGCTTCTCATTCTGTAAAGAGAGCAAAGAAAACTGCGTCGAAGGGTGAGAGCCGCTTGTATGGAAAACCAGTTCCAGTGGCGGTAGCCCGCGAACGTTGGCCTCACAGATACAAAGATTTG AATAACAAAAAAGTGAAGAAGACCGTCCGATTAGGTGGCTCTAAAGG TGACGATGAAGAGGAAGTTCTGCAGGCTCGGTGCCATTACGAGCAAGCAGAAGTTGATGGATGCATTTACAATCTTAACGACGACGCTTATGTGAAA GGTGAAGAAGGAGCTCCGGATTACATTGGTAGAATTATTGAATTATTTGAAACCGAAGATAGACAGCCTTATTTTACTGCGCAATGGTTTTTCAAAGCTGAAGATACT GTCATCAATGATCAAGCTGGCCTTATTGACAACAAGCGGGTATTCCACTCTGAATTGACTGATGACAACCCATTGGACTGCATTGTTTCGAAAATAAGAATTGTACAAGTTGCCCCAGAT GTAACTTTTGGAGAAACTAAGAGAACTATTCCACCTTGtgacttttattttgatatGTCCTATTCGTTGCCTTACTCCACAATTGCAAACATATCCGCTG AAAATTCAAGGGCTAGTACTGAATCAACAATTTCTAGTGAAACTAGTTTAGATGATACAACAGATGAAAGCAAGTCCAATGCTGATTTCACCTTACTAGATTTATATTCTGGTTGTGGAGCTATGTCGACTGGTTTATGCCTTGGTGCTAACTTATCAGGCATAAACCTTGTTACC AAATGGGCTGTTGATATTAACAAATATGCTTGCGAAAGTTTGAAGTTGAACCACCCTGAAACGGAG GTAAGGAATGAATCTGCTGAAGATTTTCTGCAATTGCTGAAGGAATGGGAGAAATTTTGCAAGGAATTCTGCTTGTTTGAAAAAGATAAAACATCAATagttggggaagaagatgaagacgaaGGCGAAGAAGATGGATCAGTAGTTCCCAAAGGGGAGTTCGAAGTTGGAAAGTTGCTTGCGATTTGCTATGGAGACCCGAACGAATGCAAGCAACGTGGAATCTATTTCAAA GTACGTTGGAAGGGTTATGGGCCAAGTGAGGACACATGGGAAGGTGTTGAAGGACTTAG CAAATGTCGAGAAAGTATAAAAAACTTTGTAACCAAGGGTTTCAACTCAAACATCTTACCCCTTCCG ggtgatGTAGATGTTATATGTGGTGGACCTCCTTGTCAAGGGATTAGTGGATTTAACCGCTTTAGAAACAAGGAAGCACCACTGAACGACACCAAAAATCATCAATTGGTGGTGTTTATGGACATTGTCAATTTTTTGAAACCCAAGTTCGTTCTGATGGAAAATGTGGTTGACATTTTGAAGTTCGCCCGTGGATTTCTCGTGAAATACGCTGTGGGCAGACTTGTTTCTATGAATTATCAAGCAAGGCTTGGAATGATGGCAGCTGGTTGCTATGGCCTTCCTCAGTTCCGCATGCGTGTATTCTTATGGGGCGCTCGACCTACTGAG AAGCTGCCTCAATATCCATTGCCAACGCATGAGGTTGTTGTTAGAGGAAATGTCCCTGTCAATTTTGAG AAAAGTATGGTTGCCTATGATGAGAAAAACCGAATCATATTGGAAAATGCATTGCTTTTGGAGGATGCTATTTCTGATCTTCCCCCA GTCACTAATGATGAGAGCCGGGATGAAATGCCATATGGGAAGGCCCCTAAAACTGATTTCCAGCAGCATATAAGATTGAGTCGGACTG AGTTGATGTCTGTTGCTAGTATTGAGAAAAAGGAATTAAGCAAGTCACTACAGAAGGCATTGCTATTTGATCACCGCCCTCTAAAATTGAATGAGGATGATTATCAACGGGTTTGCCGTATTCCGAAGAAAAAG GGTGCAAACTTTAGGGATCTTCCTGGTGTGTTGGTTCGACCAGATAAGAAAGTTGAATGGGATAAATCCGTTGAAAGGGTGTACCTACCTTCAGGGAAGCCTTTG GTACCTGATTATGCAATGACTTTTGTTAATGGCTCATCATCTAA GCCATTTGGTCGATTGTGGTGGGATGAAATTGTTGCAACAGTGGTGACAAGGGCAGAGCCACATAATCAG GTTCTGTTGCACCCGGAGCAGGACAGAGTGTTAACCATCCGTGAAAACGCGCGACTGCAAGGGTTCCCAGATTTCTACCGGCTTTGTGGACCTATTAAAGAGAG ATACATACAGGTAGGCAATGCTGTTGCTGTGCCAGTCTCCAGGGCACTTGGCTATGCATTGGGTTTGGCATGTCAAGGGAACACTGATGATCAGCCCTTGCTAGTTCTACCTCCTAAATTTCCTAACCATCTTGAGCGGGTATCATGTTCAATTGAAAGAGACGATGCTAATTGTTCAAGTAAGGATGAGTAA
- the LOC122061446 gene encoding putative DNA (cytosine-5)-methyltransferase CMT1 isoform X1, with amino-acid sequence MPAVGKKRTRSKGKIAPAATPIVDEIVDGSLNSPIDLGLSEDKKSVEKQKAEEEVSSTRASRSAKKAKGKRPSTGKKSAISKGKIAPAATPIVDEIVDGSLNSPIDLGLSEDEKSVEKQKAEEEVSSTRASRSAKKAKGKRPSNGKKSARLKGRTAPAALPTVDESDGGSLNNLIDLELSENEKSVEKQKAEEETSSPRASRSVKKAVEKRPTTGKKRARSKGRTAPAATPTVDETDEGSLNNLIDLELSENEKSVEKQEEETSSSRASHSVKRAKKTASKGESRLYGKPVPVAVARERWPHRYKDLNNKKVKKTVRLGGSKGDDEEEVLQARCHYEQAEVDGCIYNLNDDAYVKGEEGAPDYIGRIIELFETEDRQPYFTAQWFFKAEDTVINDQAGLIDNKRVFHSELTDDNPLDCIVSKIRIVQVAPDVTFGETKRTIPPCDFYFDMSYSLPYSTIANISAENSRASTESTISSETSLDDTTDESKSNADFTLLDLYSGCGAMSTGLCLGANLSGINLVTKWAVDINKYACESLKLNHPETEVRNESAEDFLQLLKEWEKFCKEFCLFEKDKTSIVGEEDEDEGEEDGSVVPKGEFEVGKLLAICYGDPNECKQRGIYFKVRWKGYGPSEDTWEGVEGLSKCRESIKNFVTKGFNSNILPLPGDVDVICGGPPCQGISGFNRFRNKEAPLNDTKNHQLVVFMDIVNFLKPKFVLMENVVDILKFARGFLVKYAVGRLVSMNYQARLGMMAAGCYGLPQFRMRVFLWGARPTEKLPQYPLPTHEVVVRGNVPVNFEKSMVAYDEKNRIILENALLLEDAISDLPPVTNDESRDEMPYGKAPKTDFQQHIRLSRTELMSVASIEKKELSKSLQKALLFDHRPLKLNEDDYQRVCRIPKKKGANFRDLPGVLVRPDKKVEWDKSVERVYLPSGKPLVPDYAMTFVNGSSSKPFGRLWWDEIVATVVTRAEPHNQVLLHPEQDRVLTIRENARLQGFPDFYRLCGPIKERYIQVGNAVAVPVSRALGYALGLACQGNTDDQPLLVLPPKFPNHLERVSCSIERDDANCSSKDE; translated from the exons CGTTGGAAAGAAACGTACTAGATCTAAGGGTAAGATAGCTCCGGCGGCAACGCCAATAGTTGATGAAATCGTCGATGGTTCGTTGAATAGCCCGATCGATTTGGGTTTGTCGGAAGACAAGAAGTCTGTAGAGAAGCAGAAGGCGGAGGAAGAAGTGAGCTCTACAAGAGCTTCTCGTTCTGCAAAGAAAGCAAAGGGGAAAAGGCCGTCCACCGGAAAGAAAAGTGCTATATCGAAGGGTAAGATAGCTCCGGCGGCAACGCCAATAGTTGATGAAATCGTCGATGGTTCGTTGAATAGCCCGATCGATTTGGGTTTGTCGGAAGACGAGAAGTCTGTAGAGAAGCAGAAGGCGGAGGAAGAAGTGAGCTCTACAAGAGCTTCTCGTTCTGCAAAGAAAGCAAAGGGGAAAAGGCCGTCCAACGGAAAGAAAAGTGCTAGGTTGAAGGGCAGGACAGCTCCGGCGGCGTTGCCCACGGTTGATGAAAGTGACGGAGGTTCATTGAATAATCTAATCGATTTAGAGCTGTCCGAAAACGAGAAGTCTGTTGAGAAGCAGAAGGCGGAGGAAGAAACGAGCTCTCCAAGAGCTTCTCGTTCGGTAAAGAAAGCAGTGGAAAAAAGGCCAACCACTGGAAAGAAACGTGCTAGGTCGAAGGGTAGGACAGCTCCGGCGGCGACGCCCACGGTTGATGAAACTGACGAAGGTTCACTGAACAATCTAATCGATTTGGAGCTATCGGAAAACGAGAAGTCTGTTGAGAAGCAGGAGGAAGAAACGAGCTCTTCAAGAGCTTCTCATTCTGTAAAGAGAGCAAAGAAAACTGCGTCGAAGGGTGAGAGCCGCTTGTATGGAAAACCAGTTCCAGTGGCGGTAGCCCGCGAACGTTGGCCTCACAGATACAAAGATTTG AATAACAAAAAAGTGAAGAAGACCGTCCGATTAGGTGGCTCTAAAGG TGACGATGAAGAGGAAGTTCTGCAGGCTCGGTGCCATTACGAGCAAGCAGAAGTTGATGGATGCATTTACAATCTTAACGACGACGCTTATGTGAAA GGTGAAGAAGGAGCTCCGGATTACATTGGTAGAATTATTGAATTATTTGAAACCGAAGATAGACAGCCTTATTTTACTGCGCAATGGTTTTTCAAAGCTGAAGATACT GTCATCAATGATCAAGCTGGCCTTATTGACAACAAGCGGGTATTCCACTCTGAATTGACTGATGACAACCCATTGGACTGCATTGTTTCGAAAATAAGAATTGTACAAGTTGCCCCAGAT GTAACTTTTGGAGAAACTAAGAGAACTATTCCACCTTGtgacttttattttgatatGTCCTATTCGTTGCCTTACTCCACAATTGCAAACATATCCGCTG AAAATTCAAGGGCTAGTACTGAATCAACAATTTCTAGTGAAACTAGTTTAGATGATACAACAGATGAAAGCAAGTCCAATGCTGATTTCACCTTACTAGATTTATATTCTGGTTGTGGAGCTATGTCGACTGGTTTATGCCTTGGTGCTAACTTATCAGGCATAAACCTTGTTACC AAATGGGCTGTTGATATTAACAAATATGCTTGCGAAAGTTTGAAGTTGAACCACCCTGAAACGGAG GTAAGGAATGAATCTGCTGAAGATTTTCTGCAATTGCTGAAGGAATGGGAGAAATTTTGCAAGGAATTCTGCTTGTTTGAAAAAGATAAAACATCAATagttggggaagaagatgaagacgaaGGCGAAGAAGATGGATCAGTAGTTCCCAAAGGGGAGTTCGAAGTTGGAAAGTTGCTTGCGATTTGCTATGGAGACCCGAACGAATGCAAGCAACGTGGAATCTATTTCAAA GTACGTTGGAAGGGTTATGGGCCAAGTGAGGACACATGGGAAGGTGTTGAAGGACTTAG CAAATGTCGAGAAAGTATAAAAAACTTTGTAACCAAGGGTTTCAACTCAAACATCTTACCCCTTCCG ggtgatGTAGATGTTATATGTGGTGGACCTCCTTGTCAAGGGATTAGTGGATTTAACCGCTTTAGAAACAAGGAAGCACCACTGAACGACACCAAAAATCATCAATTGGTGGTGTTTATGGACATTGTCAATTTTTTGAAACCCAAGTTCGTTCTGATGGAAAATGTGGTTGACATTTTGAAGTTCGCCCGTGGATTTCTCGTGAAATACGCTGTGGGCAGACTTGTTTCTATGAATTATCAAGCAAGGCTTGGAATGATGGCAGCTGGTTGCTATGGCCTTCCTCAGTTCCGCATGCGTGTATTCTTATGGGGCGCTCGACCTACTGAG AAGCTGCCTCAATATCCATTGCCAACGCATGAGGTTGTTGTTAGAGGAAATGTCCCTGTCAATTTTGAG AAAAGTATGGTTGCCTATGATGAGAAAAACCGAATCATATTGGAAAATGCATTGCTTTTGGAGGATGCTATTTCTGATCTTCCCCCA GTCACTAATGATGAGAGCCGGGATGAAATGCCATATGGGAAGGCCCCTAAAACTGATTTCCAGCAGCATATAAGATTGAGTCGGACTG AGTTGATGTCTGTTGCTAGTATTGAGAAAAAGGAATTAAGCAAGTCACTACAGAAGGCATTGCTATTTGATCACCGCCCTCTAAAATTGAATGAGGATGATTATCAACGGGTTTGCCGTATTCCGAAGAAAAAG GGTGCAAACTTTAGGGATCTTCCTGGTGTGTTGGTTCGACCAGATAAGAAAGTTGAATGGGATAAATCCGTTGAAAGGGTGTACCTACCTTCAGGGAAGCCTTTG GTACCTGATTATGCAATGACTTTTGTTAATGGCTCATCATCTAA GCCATTTGGTCGATTGTGGTGGGATGAAATTGTTGCAACAGTGGTGACAAGGGCAGAGCCACATAATCAG GTTCTGTTGCACCCGGAGCAGGACAGAGTGTTAACCATCCGTGAAAACGCGCGACTGCAAGGGTTCCCAGATTTCTACCGGCTTTGTGGACCTATTAAAGAGAG ATACATACAGGTAGGCAATGCTGTTGCTGTGCCAGTCTCCAGGGCACTTGGCTATGCATTGGGTTTGGCATGTCAAGGGAACACTGATGATCAGCCCTTGCTAGTTCTACCTCCTAAATTTCCTAACCATCTTGAGCGGGTATCATGTTCAATTGAAAGAGACGATGCTAATTGTTCAAGTAAGGATGAGTAA